Proteins found in one Plasmodium knowlesi strain H genome assembly, chromosome: 12 genomic segment:
- a CDS encoding phosphoethanolamine N-methyltransferase has translation MVSESVDIEYLENNQYSDEGIKAYEFIFGEDYISSGGIVATTKILSDIYLEPNSKVLDIGSGLGGGCKYINEKYDAHVYGVDICEKMIAIAKLRNKDKSKVEFEAMDILKKDFPECTFDMIYSRDAILHLPYADKKKLFEKCYKWLKPNGILLITDYCADKIENWDEEFKAYINKRKYTLIPIQDYGDLIKSCNFQNVQAKDISDYWLELLQMELNKLEEKKDEFLKLYPTDEYNSLKDGWTRKIKDTKRHLQKWGYFKAQKMV, from the exons ATGGTTAGCGAATCAGTAGATATCGAATACCTGGAGAATAACCAATACTCTGATGAAG GAATAAAGGCCTATGAATTTATATTTGGaga GGATTACATTTCCTCTGGAGGAATAGTCGCAACAACGAAAATTCTGAGCGACATATATTTGGAACCAAATTCGAAAGTACTAG ACATTGGCTCCGGGCTGGGTGGCGGCTGCAAATACATAAATGAGAAGTACGATGCCCACGTTTACGGAGTGGATATATGCGAAAAGATGATCGCCATTGCCAAGCTAAGAAACAAAGATAAATCGAAGGTCGAATTTGAAGCAATGGATATTTTAAAGAAAGACTTTCCAGAATGCACGTTCGACATGATATACAGCAGAGACGCCATTTTGCATTTGCCTTATgcggacaagaaaaaattatttgaaaaatgttaCAAGTGGCTAAAGCCAAATGGAATTCTTTTGATAACTGATTACTGTGCtgataaaatagaaaactGGGACGAAGAATTCAAGGCCTACATTAACAAGAGAAAGTATACCCTCATTCCTATCCAAGATTATGGAGACCTCATTAAATCATGTAATTTCCAAAATGTGCAGGCAAAAGATATAAGCGATTACTGGCTGGAGTTACTACAGATGGAACTGAACAAattagaggaaaaaaaagacgagTTCTTGAAGTTGTATCCCACTGATGAGTATAACTCCTTGAAGGATGGATGGACCAGAAAGATTAAAGACACCAAGAGACATCTCCAAAAGTGGGGCTACTTCAAGGCGCAGAAGATGGTCTGA